One Psychrosphaera aestuarii DNA window includes the following coding sequences:
- a CDS encoding LysR family transcriptional regulator, which produces MKLEQLETFVTIVETGSINSAAQKLSKTQPAISMTIKRLEEFIGFSLFDRTNYRLKPTEKGLTYYQKSKAILDHLHELSEFTTSLKSGIEHEVAIAIEDTANVSSILSTLQPIQKQFPDTELIIETESRLNSLSRLLKHEVQLAITPWLLTFASEGDFQSKTIKPMTMFYCVHKDLVAPFGVHKSEELNESILRKLPQLLPREFGVNLNQAKIMKPIGRSIVKVNNLTSMLSALHAKLGWGPITDGYWDEIMERHFLRFPIDKMSSPVISEIRIIKNRYTTLGPVAEKIWQSF; this is translated from the coding sequence ATGAAACTAGAACAATTAGAAACTTTTGTAACTATTGTTGAGACCGGCTCCATCAACTCTGCAGCGCAAAAATTATCTAAAACGCAACCTGCAATAAGTATGACTATAAAAAGACTAGAAGAATTTATCGGTTTTTCACTTTTTGACCGAACAAATTATAGACTTAAACCAACTGAAAAAGGATTGACCTATTACCAAAAATCGAAAGCGATATTAGATCATCTTCACGAGCTAAGTGAATTTACCACCAGTCTAAAATCCGGTATTGAGCATGAAGTTGCTATTGCTATAGAAGACACAGCTAATGTCAGTTCTATTTTAAGTACCCTCCAACCTATCCAAAAGCAATTTCCCGATACCGAACTTATCATTGAAACGGAAAGTCGACTTAATAGTTTATCCCGCCTTTTAAAGCACGAAGTTCAACTGGCCATAACACCCTGGTTATTGACGTTTGCCAGTGAGGGTGACTTTCAGTCTAAAACAATAAAACCTATGACTATGTTTTATTGTGTTCATAAAGATCTTGTTGCGCCATTTGGGGTGCATAAATCTGAAGAGCTCAACGAGTCGATACTTCGAAAGTTACCTCAGTTATTACCTAGAGAGTTTGGAGTAAACTTAAATCAGGCAAAAATAATGAAACCTATAGGGCGAAGTATCGTTAAGGTAAATAACTTGACGTCAATGCTATCGGCACTTCATGCCAAACTAGGTTGGGGCCCGATAACAGATGGCTATTGGGATGAAATTATGGAACGTCATTTTTTACGTTTCCCAATTGATAAGATGTCATCGCCGGTTATTAGCGAGATTAGGATCATAAAAAATCGCTACACTACACTAGGGCCAGTAGCTGAAAAAATATGGCAGTCATTTTAG
- a CDS encoding efflux RND transporter periplasmic adaptor subunit: MSYSKLFNTISLVAIISSQLVLSGCTKEEKDLEAPSNIVRPAKLAQVKQVSGDTIRTFPATVEPSTYAHLAFRVNGEIAEIKVVAGQNVKKDDVLAVLDDSDFIIQHKQAQARFKLTSSQFERANKLLKEKLISSAEYDQIKAELDIASAQLDAAKNNLKYSVIKAPFSGIVAHTNVEAFEFVQAKQPIMELQGRETIDVVIQVPEQLMIKLPKSTKAQTYQPTLIFDGNQQNKYKVTLKEHDIIPNPATKSYQVVFSLPTPEDINVLPGMTGALEVELDKLLASDINALIVPISAVFVPNSKVQDSQATNTQFVMKVRKDMSTELVAVEVVETRQSGMVIKALEAGKLISGDKVIAAGPHLLVEGQSVSEWKQERGL; this comes from the coding sequence ATGAGTTACTCTAAACTTTTCAATACAATTTCATTAGTCGCTATTATTAGCTCACAATTAGTTTTATCAGGATGCACTAAAGAAGAGAAAGACCTTGAGGCACCTTCGAATATAGTTAGACCTGCCAAATTAGCGCAGGTAAAACAAGTTAGTGGAGATACCATTCGGACTTTTCCAGCGACAGTGGAACCATCAACTTATGCCCACCTTGCTTTTAGAGTAAACGGCGAAATTGCCGAAATTAAAGTAGTGGCCGGACAAAACGTTAAAAAAGACGATGTGTTAGCCGTACTCGACGACAGCGATTTTATTATCCAGCATAAGCAAGCTCAAGCCCGTTTCAAATTAACTAGTTCTCAGTTTGAACGAGCCAATAAATTGTTAAAAGAAAAACTTATTTCGTCTGCAGAATATGATCAAATTAAAGCCGAATTAGACATTGCCTCTGCGCAACTTGATGCTGCAAAAAACAACCTTAAGTATTCGGTCATTAAAGCGCCATTTAGCGGCATAGTTGCCCACACTAATGTAGAGGCGTTTGAGTTTGTACAGGCTAAACAGCCAATAATGGAATTACAAGGGCGCGAAACAATTGACGTAGTAATTCAAGTGCCTGAACAATTGATGATTAAATTGCCAAAATCAACTAAAGCACAAACGTATCAGCCAACGCTAATTTTTGATGGCAATCAACAAAATAAATATAAAGTAACGCTTAAGGAACATGACATTATCCCAAATCCGGCGACAAAGTCTTATCAAGTCGTGTTTTCGTTACCAACACCTGAAGATATTAATGTGTTGCCTGGCATGACAGGTGCGCTGGAAGTTGAGCTCGATAAATTGCTAGCGAGTGATATAAATGCGTTAATTGTCCCAATATCAGCGGTATTTGTGCCAAATAGCAAAGTACAAGATTCCCAAGCGACTAATACCCAATTTGTTATGAAAGTACGAAAAGACATGAGTACCGAGCTTGTTGCTGTTGAAGTAGTTGAAACACGTCAAAGTGGAATGGTAATAAAAGCGTTAGAGGCTGGAAAGCTCATCTCAGGCGATAAGGTGATTGCGGCTGGTCCTCATTTGCTAGTTGAAGGACAAAGTGTTTCAGAATGGAAGCAAGAGAGAGGGCTGTAA
- a CDS encoding efflux RND transporter permease subunit, producing the protein MSDSFDIAKYFVKQKTTSWLFALILLIGGTISYFQLGQLEDPEFVLKQAIVITQYPGASPVQVEEEVTHPLENEIQKLAYVDNVKSITSAGISQIIVEMKSTYRKAELRQIWDELRRKINDYRPQLPAGTAPTIVKDDFGDVFGVLLAVSGDGFTNDELNDYVDYIRRELVLIKGIGKVTVVGTEQEQVIIEMSQNRMVSLGISTDYLYQLLAQQNVVSNAGFVRVGDEKIRFDPTGEFASVQELGDLVISPPGQSKRIILSDVAEIYKDYDETPSHIVRHNGAPSIYVGLSFTSGANVVDVGSIVSEKLKELELQRPYGMDIDTVYNQPKEVENSVSGFIQSLVEAVVIVIIVLLIFMGVKTGLLIGGILLLTVLGTFIFMHILDLQLHRVSLGALIIALGMLVDNAIVIVEGVLVGIHRKMSKADAASLIVRQTKWPLLAATFIAIIAFAPIGLSPDATGEFAGSLFYVLLISLLLSWVTAITITPFYASLLFKEAKITNDDNEESDPYAGKLYVSYKNFLSKALRFPKTTMLAMFSLFVVAVIGFGAVKQSFFPASNLPMFYVEYRLPQGSDIRATEETGKRLEAAVMENENVAFVSNTIGRGAARFMLTYNMELNYSNYGQLIVRVNDKEQLTPVMKSVRSYIENNYPEIESKLLRVEIGPAQASKIEARFSGSDPAVLRSLADEAKQILLAQPDAKNVSDNWKNMTKVMRPKFDAIAAREVGITKSAVDDLLLTNFIGKTVGVYREGTERLPIVVRMPEQQRNVIDSIEDMQIYSPVLAQYVPLSKVISEFSMEFEDPIINRRDRKRTLTVMADHDILSDKTAAQLFAKVKPEIEKIKLPVGYELTWGGEFEASKKAQQPIFSALPLGFALMFIITVLLFNSFKLATVIWTTVPLAIIGVSFGFLTTGIAFGFMSLLGLLSLSGMLIKNGIVLVEQIELEKEDGRSFYDAIIHASVSRVRPVSMAAITTVLGMAPLLTDDFFKSMAVVIMFGLGFATVLTLVVVPVMYYLLIKPKVNEDLTS; encoded by the coding sequence ATGTCAGATAGTTTTGATATTGCGAAGTATTTTGTTAAGCAAAAGACGACCTCTTGGTTATTTGCATTAATTTTACTTATCGGCGGTACAATTTCTTACTTTCAGTTAGGCCAATTAGAAGATCCTGAATTTGTCTTAAAACAAGCGATTGTAATCACTCAGTACCCAGGAGCTTCACCCGTTCAAGTTGAGGAAGAAGTTACCCACCCGCTCGAAAATGAAATTCAAAAGTTAGCTTATGTTGATAACGTGAAATCGATAACAAGTGCCGGAATCTCACAAATTATCGTTGAAATGAAGTCAACGTATCGAAAAGCGGAGCTCAGACAAATTTGGGATGAGTTGCGCCGTAAAATAAACGATTACCGTCCACAGTTACCAGCAGGTACCGCGCCTACTATAGTTAAAGATGACTTTGGTGATGTATTTGGTGTGTTATTAGCTGTGTCTGGAGACGGCTTTACTAACGATGAATTAAATGATTACGTTGATTATATTCGTCGTGAGTTAGTTTTAATAAAAGGGATAGGTAAAGTCACGGTTGTAGGTACTGAGCAAGAGCAAGTTATCATTGAAATGTCACAAAATAGAATGGTATCGCTTGGTATTTCAACTGATTATTTGTATCAGTTATTAGCCCAACAGAATGTCGTATCGAACGCTGGATTTGTAAGAGTTGGAGATGAAAAAATCAGATTTGACCCAACTGGTGAGTTTGCCTCGGTTCAAGAGTTAGGTGATTTGGTAATTAGTCCACCGGGTCAATCAAAACGAATTATTTTGTCTGACGTCGCAGAAATTTATAAAGATTACGACGAGACGCCAAGTCATATAGTACGCCACAATGGAGCGCCATCAATTTATGTCGGCTTATCGTTTACTTCAGGTGCAAATGTGGTGGATGTGGGTTCCATCGTCTCCGAAAAACTTAAGGAGCTTGAGTTGCAACGTCCTTATGGCATGGATATCGATACGGTTTATAACCAACCCAAAGAAGTAGAGAATTCTGTATCAGGATTTATACAAAGTTTGGTGGAAGCGGTAGTTATTGTCATTATCGTTTTGCTGATATTTATGGGTGTAAAAACAGGTCTGTTAATTGGTGGAATATTACTATTGACTGTTTTAGGCACCTTTATTTTTATGCACATTTTAGACTTACAGTTGCACCGAGTCTCTTTAGGGGCATTAATTATTGCGCTGGGAATGTTAGTTGATAATGCAATTGTCATTGTTGAAGGTGTATTAGTTGGTATCCACAGAAAGATGAGTAAAGCAGATGCAGCGAGTTTAATTGTTCGTCAGACCAAATGGCCTTTATTAGCAGCTACTTTTATCGCGATAATTGCCTTTGCGCCAATTGGATTGTCACCAGATGCGACAGGCGAATTTGCCGGTTCTCTGTTTTACGTGCTACTTATATCGTTGCTATTAAGTTGGGTTACGGCCATTACCATAACACCGTTTTACGCGAGTCTACTGTTTAAAGAGGCAAAAATAACAAATGATGATAACGAAGAAAGCGACCCATATGCTGGCAAACTTTATGTATCGTACAAAAACTTTTTATCGAAAGCGTTAAGGTTTCCAAAGACGACAATGTTAGCCATGTTTTCGTTATTTGTTGTCGCTGTTATAGGTTTTGGTGCCGTTAAACAATCGTTTTTCCCAGCGTCTAATTTACCTATGTTTTATGTTGAATATCGATTGCCGCAAGGGTCTGATATTCGAGCGACTGAAGAAACCGGTAAACGCTTGGAAGCGGCAGTGATGGAAAATGAAAATGTAGCCTTTGTCTCAAATACAATAGGGCGTGGGGCTGCACGTTTTATGTTGACGTACAATATGGAGTTAAATTATAGCAACTATGGACAATTAATAGTCAGAGTGAATGACAAAGAACAATTAACGCCAGTGATGAAATCGGTTAGAAGCTATATTGAAAATAACTACCCAGAAATAGAGTCAAAGCTATTACGTGTTGAAATTGGTCCTGCACAAGCATCAAAAATTGAAGCCCGATTTTCTGGCTCAGACCCAGCGGTTCTGAGAAGTCTAGCCGACGAGGCCAAACAAATATTATTAGCTCAGCCGGATGCTAAAAATGTTTCGGACAATTGGAAAAATATGACTAAGGTCATGCGACCAAAGTTTGATGCAATTGCCGCTCGAGAAGTGGGGATCACAAAATCGGCAGTGGATGATCTATTACTAACAAACTTTATTGGTAAAACCGTGGGCGTATACAGAGAGGGAACTGAACGTTTACCGATTGTAGTACGGATGCCAGAGCAACAAAGAAATGTGATTGATAGCATAGAGGATATGCAAATATATTCGCCAGTGTTAGCTCAGTACGTGCCTTTATCTAAAGTGATTTCAGAGTTTTCAATGGAGTTTGAAGATCCTATTATTAACCGTCGAGATAGAAAGCGAACCTTAACAGTCATGGCGGATCACGACATATTGTCGGATAAAACAGCGGCACAGCTATTCGCTAAAGTAAAACCTGAAATAGAAAAAATTAAACTACCTGTTGGTTATGAGCTTACTTGGGGTGGCGAGTTCGAAGCCAGTAAAAAAGCCCAACAGCCAATTTTTAGTGCGTTACCACTAGGTTTTGCCTTAATGTTTATTATTACTGTTTTGCTATTTAACTCGTTTAAATTGGCTACAGTAATTTGGACTACCGTGCCATTAGCAATTATTGGAGTATCATTTGGCTTTTTAACTACGGGAATCGCCTTTGGCTTTATGAGTTTACTTGGTTTGTTAAGCTTATCCGGAATGTTAATCAAAAATGGTATTGTGTTAGTTGAACAAATCGAGTTGGAAAAAGAGGATGGTCGATCTTTTTACGATGCCATTATTCACGCATCAGTAAGTCGTGTCCGTCCTGTCTCTATGGCCGCTATTACTACCGTCTTAGGTATGGCTCCGCTATTAACAGATGACTTTTTTAAGAGCATGGCCGTGGTCATTATGTTTGGTTTGGGCTTTGCTACGGTACTAACCTTAGTTGTTGTACCTGTGATGTATTATTTATTAATTAAGCCAAAAGTAAACGAAGACTTAACTTCCTAA
- a CDS encoding efflux RND transporter permease subunit — protein MSLPSNKNSHSASLATFALRRPVTTVILFLSLLMLGAISSRLLPLEKFPGIEIPELFINIPYPNSTPAEVERQITKPVEEVLATITGIQQAQSWSSESGANIGLSFKWDENISAKSIEAREKIDAIRELLPDDLERIMVYQFNTGDFPVFNLRISSDRDLSFAYDLLDKQLKRPIERVPGVSQVTLYGVDKREIAIRLDESKIAAYKLSVSTIINTMRSMNFSQSAGFLNTAQGKILISPNGQFKSIEEVENVPINAYVKLKDVANISYELPEREEGRHLHQTYAIGMDVMKESSANLVDVATRVMAVVEEAKTNPQFDGISLFVMQNTAEDVTTSLGNLTEAGLIGAFLSIVVLYAFLRHFATTIIVVLSVPFAICITLGAMYMMGYSLNVLSLMGLMLAIGMLVDNAVVVTESIFHERQLDDDIKRATVNGVNHVSLAVIAGTCTTAIVFLPNIIGKKIDVTIFLEHVAIAICISLFASLLIAQTLIPLLTSKIKNIPKTHTGEDKWQIYYRKALNVVMKHQKKSFFVGFLLFISMVIPLNMVSSDEESGVSNSRMWLNYNIQGNQSLEEVEKAVVLMEDYLYQNKELFEFDSVYSYYRPGFARSTLNMNKELTKSPSEIKKAIEANWPTLVIAKPQFGWDQGNGGGVRISLAGAATETLIEIADQVVPQLANIDGLEDVKSEITGDQKEIQIIVDRDKIQRYGLSSREVAQAASSALRGMNLRTYRDPNAGEIQVRLKFSDDVEKSLERFKSIIVMSKGNIDYRLDQLAEITVTPRLNQIYRRFRQTNLAIGANLAEGTTLEQAQERITQLMNQIELPNGYKWSLTGSFERQKEAENVMQINMLLALIMIYIVMAALFESLVLPTAVITSLLFSISGTFWALAITGTSMSVMVMIGILILMGIVVNNGIVLVDRINQLRDAGASLYEAVVEGSTSRLRPILMTVSTTILGLLPLAIGDANIGGTGSPEYSPMAIAIMGGLIFSTATSLLLVPLAYVLLLKLADRTRRLFLRATQITTKITRIKV, from the coding sequence ATGTCGTTGCCATCAAATAAAAATAGTCATTCAGCCTCGTTAGCAACCTTCGCATTGCGTCGCCCTGTCACTACAGTGATCTTATTCCTGTCGCTTTTAATGTTGGGTGCAATCTCAAGTAGATTACTGCCATTGGAAAAGTTTCCGGGTATAGAGATACCTGAATTATTTATAAATATTCCGTATCCAAATTCAACACCAGCTGAAGTAGAGCGACAAATAACGAAACCAGTTGAAGAAGTGTTAGCTACTATCACGGGAATTCAACAAGCACAGTCTTGGTCTAGTGAATCAGGTGCAAATATCGGATTGTCATTTAAATGGGATGAGAACATAAGTGCCAAGTCTATTGAGGCTCGAGAAAAAATCGATGCAATTAGAGAGCTTTTACCTGACGATTTAGAACGAATAATGGTTTATCAATTTAACACCGGCGATTTTCCTGTCTTTAATCTACGCATTTCTTCAGATAGAGATCTGTCGTTTGCCTATGATCTCCTAGATAAACAACTTAAAAGGCCAATTGAGCGAGTTCCTGGAGTTTCACAAGTCACCCTTTACGGCGTGGATAAAAGAGAAATTGCTATTCGATTAGATGAGTCAAAAATAGCGGCTTATAAGTTATCTGTTTCAACGATAATCAATACTATGCGTAGCATGAACTTTAGCCAGTCGGCGGGCTTTTTAAATACCGCACAAGGTAAAATTCTTATTTCGCCTAACGGGCAGTTCAAAAGCATTGAAGAAGTCGAAAATGTGCCCATCAACGCTTACGTAAAACTTAAAGATGTTGCAAATATTAGCTACGAATTGCCTGAGCGAGAAGAAGGCCGTCACCTTCATCAAACGTATGCAATAGGTATGGATGTGATGAAAGAGTCGAGTGCTAACCTAGTTGACGTTGCAACCCGCGTGATGGCCGTTGTTGAAGAGGCAAAAACCAATCCGCAATTTGATGGTATCTCACTATTTGTTATGCAAAATACTGCTGAGGACGTCACCACCTCACTTGGAAATCTTACCGAAGCAGGCTTAATTGGCGCCTTTTTATCAATTGTAGTGTTGTATGCCTTTTTGAGACATTTTGCGACAACCATTATTGTTGTGTTATCTGTGCCATTTGCAATCTGTATAACACTCGGTGCTATGTACATGATGGGATATAGTTTAAATGTGCTCTCACTCATGGGCCTGATGCTCGCTATTGGAATGTTAGTCGATAACGCCGTTGTTGTTACCGAGTCGATATTTCACGAACGTCAATTGGACGACGATATCAAACGCGCGACCGTAAACGGGGTAAACCATGTTTCTCTTGCGGTTATTGCGGGAACTTGCACTACGGCGATTGTATTTTTGCCTAACATTATTGGTAAAAAAATAGACGTCACAATATTCCTTGAGCACGTCGCTATTGCAATTTGTATATCTCTTTTTGCCTCTTTACTCATCGCACAAACACTAATTCCGTTACTAACTAGCAAGATTAAAAACATCCCGAAAACCCATACCGGTGAAGACAAGTGGCAAATATATTATCGTAAAGCCCTTAACGTGGTGATGAAGCATCAGAAGAAATCGTTTTTTGTCGGTTTTTTATTGTTTATTTCTATGGTGATACCACTAAACATGGTCTCTAGCGATGAAGAAAGTGGCGTTTCCAATAGTAGAATGTGGTTAAACTATAATATCCAAGGCAACCAAAGCTTAGAAGAAGTTGAAAAAGCAGTTGTACTAATGGAAGACTACTTATACCAAAACAAAGAACTATTTGAGTTCGACAGTGTTTATTCTTATTACCGCCCTGGTTTTGCTCGTTCAACACTAAATATGAACAAAGAGCTAACGAAGTCGCCTAGTGAGATCAAAAAAGCAATTGAAGCGAACTGGCCTACTCTAGTAATTGCAAAACCTCAATTTGGTTGGGATCAAGGAAATGGCGGTGGCGTGAGGATTAGCCTGGCTGGTGCTGCGACCGAAACGCTTATTGAAATAGCAGATCAAGTTGTACCTCAATTAGCCAACATAGACGGCTTAGAAGATGTAAAGTCAGAAATTACTGGCGATCAAAAAGAAATTCAAATCATTGTCGATAGAGATAAAATACAAAGATATGGTCTGAGTAGTCGCGAGGTAGCCCAAGCAGCATCATCGGCTCTGCGAGGGATGAATTTACGAACATACAGAGATCCAAATGCCGGTGAAATTCAGGTTCGGCTAAAGTTCTCTGATGACGTAGAGAAGTCACTTGAGCGATTTAAATCAATTATCGTCATGTCTAAAGGCAATATAGATTACCGTTTAGACCAATTAGCTGAAATTACGGTCACCCCAAGGTTAAACCAAATATACCGTAGATTCCGTCAAACAAACTTAGCAATTGGCGCAAATTTAGCTGAAGGTACAACGTTAGAGCAAGCACAAGAACGAATTACCCAACTAATGAATCAAATTGAGTTGCCAAATGGCTATAAATGGAGTTTAACCGGTAGTTTTGAACGTCAAAAAGAAGCCGAAAATGTTATGCAGATTAATATGTTACTAGCATTAATCATGATTTACATTGTAATGGCAGCATTATTTGAAAGCCTCGTTTTACCAACCGCGGTAATAACCTCATTACTATTTTCCATATCAGGTACGTTTTGGGCGTTAGCAATCACGGGAACCAGCATGTCCGTGATGGTTATGATAGGTATTTTGATTTTAATGGGTATCGTGGTTAACAACGGCATTGTTTTAGTGGATAGAATAAACCAGTTGCGAGACGCAGGCGCGAGCTTGTATGAAGCTGTTGTAGAAGGCAGCACATCTAGGTTGAGACCAATATTAATGACAGTGTCCACTACGATTCTAGGATTGTTGCCTTTAGCTATCGGCGATGCAAACATAGGTGGTACCGGCAGTCCTGAATATTCGCCAATGGCTATTGCTATCATGGGCGGATTGATATTCTCGACGGCAACCAGTTTATTGCTCGTACCATTGGCTTATGTATTGCTACTAAAGCTTGCGGATAGAACAAGACGTTTATTCTTAAGAGCTACACAAATAACAACTAAAATAACTCGAATTAAAGTTTAA